From a region of the Canis lupus dingo isolate Sandy chromosome 5, ASM325472v2, whole genome shotgun sequence genome:
- the THYN1 gene encoding thymocyte nuclear protein 1 isoform X3 has product MPNPRKRRAGTAGAAGPDSKRPAGKHTKTRKPTGTSTRVGDSSPEKTSASKNCGNNQSSYWLMKSEPQSRIEKGVDVKARNFLRAMKLEQKAFFYHSNCKEPGIAGLVKLQWLYSKIVKEAYPDHTQFEKNNPYYDPSSKEDNPKWSMVDVQFVRLMKRYITLTELKANHQAHKATGGPLKNMALFTHPRLSVQPLTPEEFEFILSLEEKEPS; this is encoded by the exons ATGCCGAACCCCCGGAAGAGGCGCGCTGGGACTGCCGGGGCTGCCGGGCCAG ACAGTAAGAGGCCAGCAGGAAAACATACGAAGACTAGGAAACCCACGGGGACATCCACTAGAGTGGGTGACTCCAGCCCTGAGAAGACTTCAGCCTCTAAAAACTGTGGGAACAATCAAAGCAGTTACTGGCTGATGAAGTCTGAGCCACAAAGCCGAATAGAGAAAGGTGTAGATGTGAAG GCCCGGAACTTCCTTCGAGCCATGAAGCTGGAGCAAAAAGCCTTCTTCTACCATAGCAACTGCAAGGAGCCAGGCATCGCAGGACTAGTGAAG CTACAGTGGCTGTACAGCAAG ATTGTGAAGGAGGCTTACCCAGACCACACACAGTTTGAGAAAAACAATCCCTATTATGACCCATCCAGCAAAGAAGACAACCCCAAGTGGTCCATG GTGGATGTACAGTTTGTTCGGCTGATGAAGCGTTACATTACCCTGACTGAGCTCAAAGCCAATCACCAAGCCCACAAAGCCACTGGAGGCCCCTTAAAGAATATGGCTCTGTTCACTCACCCCAGACTCTCCGTTCAGCCCCTGACCCCAG AGgagtttgagtttattttgagCCTGGAGGAGAAGGAGCCAAGTTAA
- the THYN1 gene encoding thymocyte nuclear protein 1 isoform X1 → MPNPRKRRAGTAGAAGPDSKRPAGKHTKTRKPTGTSTRVGDSSPEKTSASKNCGNNQSSYWLMKSEPQSRIEKGVDVKFSIEDLKAEPKQTACWDGVRNYQARNFLRAMKLEQKAFFYHSNCKEPGIAGLVKLQWLYSKIVKEAYPDHTQFEKNNPYYDPSSKEDNPKWSMVDVQFVRLMKRYITLTELKANHQAHKATGGPLKNMALFTHPRLSVQPLTPEEFEFILSLEEKEPS, encoded by the exons ATGCCGAACCCCCGGAAGAGGCGCGCTGGGACTGCCGGGGCTGCCGGGCCAG ACAGTAAGAGGCCAGCAGGAAAACATACGAAGACTAGGAAACCCACGGGGACATCCACTAGAGTGGGTGACTCCAGCCCTGAGAAGACTTCAGCCTCTAAAAACTGTGGGAACAATCAAAGCAGTTACTGGCTGATGAAGTCTGAGCCACAAAGCCGAATAGAGAAAGGTGTAGATGTGAAG TTCAGCATTGAGGATCTTAAGGCAGAGCCCAAGCAGACAGCATGCTGGGATGGTGTTCGCAACTACCAG GCCCGGAACTTCCTTCGAGCCATGAAGCTGGAGCAAAAAGCCTTCTTCTACCATAGCAACTGCAAGGAGCCAGGCATCGCAGGACTAGTGAAG CTACAGTGGCTGTACAGCAAG ATTGTGAAGGAGGCTTACCCAGACCACACACAGTTTGAGAAAAACAATCCCTATTATGACCCATCCAGCAAAGAAGACAACCCCAAGTGGTCCATG GTGGATGTACAGTTTGTTCGGCTGATGAAGCGTTACATTACCCTGACTGAGCTCAAAGCCAATCACCAAGCCCACAAAGCCACTGGAGGCCCCTTAAAGAATATGGCTCTGTTCACTCACCCCAGACTCTCCGTTCAGCCCCTGACCCCAG AGgagtttgagtttattttgagCCTGGAGGAGAAGGAGCCAAGTTAA
- the THYN1 gene encoding thymocyte nuclear protein 1 isoform X2, whose amino-acid sequence MPNPRKRRAGTAGAAGPDSKRPAGKHTKTRKPTGTSTRVGDSSPEKTSASKNCGNNQSSYWLMKSEPQSRIEKGVDVKFSIEDLKAEPKQTACWDGVRNYQARNFLRAMKLEQKAFFYHSNCKEPGIAGLVKIVKEAYPDHTQFEKNNPYYDPSSKEDNPKWSMVDVQFVRLMKRYITLTELKANHQAHKATGGPLKNMALFTHPRLSVQPLTPEEFEFILSLEEKEPS is encoded by the exons ATGCCGAACCCCCGGAAGAGGCGCGCTGGGACTGCCGGGGCTGCCGGGCCAG ACAGTAAGAGGCCAGCAGGAAAACATACGAAGACTAGGAAACCCACGGGGACATCCACTAGAGTGGGTGACTCCAGCCCTGAGAAGACTTCAGCCTCTAAAAACTGTGGGAACAATCAAAGCAGTTACTGGCTGATGAAGTCTGAGCCACAAAGCCGAATAGAGAAAGGTGTAGATGTGAAG TTCAGCATTGAGGATCTTAAGGCAGAGCCCAAGCAGACAGCATGCTGGGATGGTGTTCGCAACTACCAG GCCCGGAACTTCCTTCGAGCCATGAAGCTGGAGCAAAAAGCCTTCTTCTACCATAGCAACTGCAAGGAGCCAGGCATCGCAGGACTAGTGAAG ATTGTGAAGGAGGCTTACCCAGACCACACACAGTTTGAGAAAAACAATCCCTATTATGACCCATCCAGCAAAGAAGACAACCCCAAGTGGTCCATG GTGGATGTACAGTTTGTTCGGCTGATGAAGCGTTACATTACCCTGACTGAGCTCAAAGCCAATCACCAAGCCCACAAAGCCACTGGAGGCCCCTTAAAGAATATGGCTCTGTTCACTCACCCCAGACTCTCCGTTCAGCCCCTGACCCCAG AGgagtttgagtttattttgagCCTGGAGGAGAAGGAGCCAAGTTAA
- the THYN1 gene encoding thymocyte nuclear protein 1 isoform X5: MPNPRKRRAGTAGAAGPDSKRPAGKHTKTRKPTGTSTRVGDSSPEKTSASKNCGNNQSSYWLMKSEPQSRIEKGVDVKFSIEDLKAEPKQTACWDGVRNYQARNFLRAMKLEQKAFFYHSNCKEPGIAGLVKVDVQFVRLMKRYITLTELKANHQAHKATGGPLKNMALFTHPRLSVQPLTPEEFEFILSLEEKEPS; encoded by the exons ATGCCGAACCCCCGGAAGAGGCGCGCTGGGACTGCCGGGGCTGCCGGGCCAG ACAGTAAGAGGCCAGCAGGAAAACATACGAAGACTAGGAAACCCACGGGGACATCCACTAGAGTGGGTGACTCCAGCCCTGAGAAGACTTCAGCCTCTAAAAACTGTGGGAACAATCAAAGCAGTTACTGGCTGATGAAGTCTGAGCCACAAAGCCGAATAGAGAAAGGTGTAGATGTGAAG TTCAGCATTGAGGATCTTAAGGCAGAGCCCAAGCAGACAGCATGCTGGGATGGTGTTCGCAACTACCAG GCCCGGAACTTCCTTCGAGCCATGAAGCTGGAGCAAAAAGCCTTCTTCTACCATAGCAACTGCAAGGAGCCAGGCATCGCAGGACTAGTGAAG GTGGATGTACAGTTTGTTCGGCTGATGAAGCGTTACATTACCCTGACTGAGCTCAAAGCCAATCACCAAGCCCACAAAGCCACTGGAGGCCCCTTAAAGAATATGGCTCTGTTCACTCACCCCAGACTCTCCGTTCAGCCCCTGACCCCAG AGgagtttgagtttattttgagCCTGGAGGAGAAGGAGCCAAGTTAA
- the THYN1 gene encoding thymocyte nuclear protein 1 isoform X4 — protein MPNPRKRRAGTAGAAGPDSKRPAGKHTKTRKPTGTSTRVGDSSPEKTSASKNCGNNQSSYWLMKSEPQSRIEKGVDVKARNFLRAMKLEQKAFFYHSNCKEPGIAGLVKIVKEAYPDHTQFEKNNPYYDPSSKEDNPKWSMVDVQFVRLMKRYITLTELKANHQAHKATGGPLKNMALFTHPRLSVQPLTPEEFEFILSLEEKEPS, from the exons ATGCCGAACCCCCGGAAGAGGCGCGCTGGGACTGCCGGGGCTGCCGGGCCAG ACAGTAAGAGGCCAGCAGGAAAACATACGAAGACTAGGAAACCCACGGGGACATCCACTAGAGTGGGTGACTCCAGCCCTGAGAAGACTTCAGCCTCTAAAAACTGTGGGAACAATCAAAGCAGTTACTGGCTGATGAAGTCTGAGCCACAAAGCCGAATAGAGAAAGGTGTAGATGTGAAG GCCCGGAACTTCCTTCGAGCCATGAAGCTGGAGCAAAAAGCCTTCTTCTACCATAGCAACTGCAAGGAGCCAGGCATCGCAGGACTAGTGAAG ATTGTGAAGGAGGCTTACCCAGACCACACACAGTTTGAGAAAAACAATCCCTATTATGACCCATCCAGCAAAGAAGACAACCCCAAGTGGTCCATG GTGGATGTACAGTTTGTTCGGCTGATGAAGCGTTACATTACCCTGACTGAGCTCAAAGCCAATCACCAAGCCCACAAAGCCACTGGAGGCCCCTTAAAGAATATGGCTCTGTTCACTCACCCCAGACTCTCCGTTCAGCCCCTGACCCCAG AGgagtttgagtttattttgagCCTGGAGGAGAAGGAGCCAAGTTAA